In Chryseobacterium sp. C-71, the genomic window TCTAAGACGATATCAGAATACAGCAAAAACAACGATGCCGATTTTGTGGTGGTTCCCAAAGTAAAATATTTCAAAGTAGGTTTAGGAAAATATGTATTTTCTAATCAGGTCGTCGTAAGCATGAAACTTTTTGACGCTGAGGGAAACTTCATTGCATCATCAGATTACGACACCTACCGTAAAAACATGCGTCTTTTGGGTTCCACAGAAAATTCTATTAAAATAGGTACCAATGGTGCGATGAAAAGCATTCTGAAAGAACTGAGAAAACAGAAACCCTCTTCTGAAGCCGGTTTTTAACCTTTAATAAATCCTTAAATTTACGTTATCATTCTTGTTTGTTGAAATTTTGAATTATTTTTGCATATCCAAAAAATTCAGGTTTTGAATCACACAGACGAACTTACCTTTAACCCAGCCGACATTGCCGAAAGACTTAGCGAACTCCATGCTGACGAACGGCTATTGGCTTTCCTGAAAGTTCCGAAAGAATACAAAGCCGATGTTTTTTCCCATTTAGATCCTGATTTTCAGGAAGAAACCATCCGAAGTATTGGTAGTGACGAGGTTTCTGAGATTCTGAATGCGATGACACCCGATGACAGAACCGCACTTTTTGAAGATTTTCCTGATGAATTGATTAAATATTCTATCAATCACCTTAATCCTCAAGAAAGAAGAATTGCCCTGAAGCTTTTGGGGTATGATTCTGATTCTATTGCCCGTCTAATGACACCTTATTACATCCAAATTCGTAAAGAATGGACGGTTAAAAGATGTCTTCAGCAGATCAAAAAGGTCGGTAAAAGGGTGGAAACCATCAATCACTTATATGTAGTTGATGAGAGAAACCGCTTGATTGATGATTTAGCATTGGGTAGTTTACTCTTAGTTGAAGATGATACTTTGGTTTCAGATCTTACCGACAATCAGTTTGTAGCCATCAAGACAACAACTTCAAAAGAAGATGCCGTAACCTACTTTGAAAAATATGACCGTACCGCACTTCCCATTATTACGGATGCCGGAGTTTTGGTAGGAATTGTGACAATTGATGACATTTTAGATCAAATTGAGTCTCAAAATACCGAAGACATTCAGAAATTCGGGGGTGTTGAAGCTTTGGATGATCCTTATATCCAAACGCATTGGTTTGAGATGATCAAAAAAAGAGGTCTTTGGCTGATTGTTTTGTTTTTCTTACAGCTGATCACTGCTTCCGTGATGGGATATTATGAAAACGAAATTGAAAAAGCGGTAGTTTTAGCTCTCTTTATTCCATTAATTATATCGAGTGGCGGAAATTCGGGTTCGCAGGCTGCAACTTTGATTATCCGTGCGATGGCACTTCAAGAAATCACCATCAAAGACTGGTGGATTGTTATGAAAAAGGAATTGGTTACAGGTCTTATTTTGGGAACATTTCTTGGGGTAATCGGGTTTTTCAGGATTATGATCTGGCACAAAATGGGCTGGTTTGATTACGGTGATTATTGGTTTTTTATTGGTATAAGTGCCGGAATTTCTTTGGCTATGATCGTCCTTTGGGGAACTTTATCGGGATCAATGGTTCCTTTTATTCTTAAAAAATTCAACCTTGACCCGGCAACTTCTTCCGCACCATTCGTGGCAACTTTAGTTGACGTAACAGGTTTAATTATTTACTTTACGATTGCCGGACTTTTCTTAACCGGAAAACTTTTGTAATTTTAGGCAAAGTCTAAAATCTACTCATGAAAGTTATTTCTCTGGTACCTTCAATTACTGAAGCTTTATTTGATTTGGGATTAACCGAAAACGAAATTATCGGCAGAACGAAATTCTGTATCCATCCGGAAGACAAAGTAAAAAATGTAGAAATAATCGGCGGTACAAAAAACTTGAATATTGAAAAAATAAAGTCTTTAAAACCCGATTTAATCTTAGCCAACAAAGAAGAAAACGTAAAAGAACAGGTTGAAACTTTAATGAAAGATTTCAAAGTGATTGTTTATAATACGGAGACGATTGAAGATAATTATTACTTAGTTAAAAATCTGGGTTTACTTTTTAACAAAGAAGAAAGAGCACAGATTTTTAATCTTAAAATTTACGAAGTTCTTAATGACGCAAAAATTCATACAAAAATAAAAGCCGCATATCTGATTTGGAAAAATCCTTATATGACTATTGGTTCAGACACTTTCATCCACAATGTTTTATCCGAAATAGGTTTTGAAAATATATTTAAAAATCAAACCCGCTATCCTGAAATTCAGATTAAAGATTTAGCAGAAGCTGATGTAATTATGCTTTCTTCAGAGCCTTTTCCGTTTAAAGAAAAACATATTGAGGAACTGAATCAATTTTACCCCGAAAAGAAAATTATCATCGTTGATGGCGAAGCTTTTTCCTGGTATGGGACGCATATTGCGAAGTGTGAGAACTATTTTAAGGAATTAATTGCTGAATTTAATCATTAAGTCTTGGCTAAAGCCGAATGATTTTTGTAATTATTAAATGAGCTAAACCCTTTCCTATTGATGATTTTAGATAACTATATATCTGAATGCTTCGAAACAAAAAAAAATCAGATGTCGCTTGTTTTATAATCTAATTATCTGTTTTCCAGCTAATAAAATTGATATTTTACATAAAATACAATCCTTATTACATTATCAATTAAATTTTTATAAGCTTTTTTTATACATTGAAAAAAAAACATATTTTTGTAGTTCAAAACATTGGGTCATATCTATTATTATGTTGTTTTTACTAAAAAATAAAAACTAATTGAAAAAAAATTAAACCATGAAGAGAACTTTACATAATTCTTTTAATTTATCAAAACTGATTGTTTCCGACAGCTTAAAACATTTTTAAGTTCTTAAATTTCTTTAGAAATATAAATCAATAGCACTTATTGAATTATTTAATCATCAAACACACCTTTCAAAATCATTGTCTATCATTGATCTAAGTTTTTTTAACTTAATTTAATTTTGAAATGTTTTATGCATTTCGATATTTTTATGGAGTTCAGAAACCATTCAAACGAAGCGAAACCGAAAAGCTATACGAGTAGGAAAAACTCTTGAAAATTAAATATGAAGAGAATTATTTTATTAAAAACCATGAAAAAACTCTACTTTTTACTCTTAACTCTCATTACAATTTCTGTGTTTGCACAAACGTACAGTTACACAACTTACAATACTTCAAATTCAGGAATTGGCAGCAACTATATCGCCGATATTAAAACGGACGCCAACGGTTTGCTGTGGATTGCTACTTATAACGGCGTTTCAACTTTTAACGGAACAACTTTTACAAACTACAATACCACTAATTCCGGGATTGCATCTAATTCAATAACAAAAATTGAAATTGACGGATTGGGAAGAAAATGGATTGCTTCTCAATTCAACGGTATCATTTCTTATAATGGAAATACCTGGACCAATTACACAACGTCCAATTCAGGATTACCAAGTAATGAGATCATTGATATAGCGGTTGATGGGCAAAATAACCTTTGGGTGGTAACCAGTGCGGGACTTACAAAATTCAATGGGACTACGTGGACTACCTATAATTCAATATCAAATCTGAACTCTGTAGCAACGGACAGCAGTAATGGGGTTTGGGTTACAAATAACGGAGTATTGTATAAATTGAATGGCAGTACTTTCAATTTCGTAGCGCAAGGCACTCAAAAAATATTGAGAATTGCCAACGATACAGTATATGTGAAAGGTTTTGACAGTTTAATAACTTTAACGACAAGTGGAACAAATATCACATTTACCTATGCAAACAGTTCTTGTCTGGCAGGACCTCAGCTTAATGCTTTGGATGTAGACAATAACAGCAAAGTATGGATTGGCTTCAGCGGAGCCGGCGTACAAAATTTCACAAACTGTACAACTTATAATACGACAAATACCAATTCAGGTTTACCTGACAATTATTTTAGCACCGTTAGAACACAAAGCTCAGGAACTATTTGGTTAGGAACATTACAGCTTGGTTTGGTAAAAATGGCACCAAGTTCCAGTCTCTGTGCCTCTCCTACTCAAATGCATACTTCGAATGTGGCTTCTACAACAGCTACTTTGAACTGGTCACCAATAGCCACGGCACCTTCTGGAGGATATGTATATGCCTATGGTACATCGCAGACAATGGGAAGCCCAAATGGTAATACAGTCGCTACTTCGGCAGATTTAATCAATTTATCTCCAAACACTACTTACTATTGGTGGGTTAAGTCTAACTGCGGATCAAATCAAAGCAGTTGGGTTTCAGGTGGATCTTTCACAACACTTTCTCCTGCAGGATGTTGGCAAAGTGTAAGTGCAGGTGTAACGCATTCATTGGGAATAAAATTAGATGGAACACTTTGGGCTTGGGGTTATAATGTTTATGGTCAATTGGGTGACGGAACCGTGGCAACGAGGCAAACTCCTAAACAGATAGGTACATCAACAGACTGGAAAAAAGTAGTTGCAGGCGCTCAGTATTCAGTCGCAATAAAAACAAATGGAACATTATGGGCTTGGGGCTACAACGGCCAAGGGCAGCTTGGTGACGGAACTACAATTAATAAAAATAATCCCGTACAGGTAGGAACAGCTAATGATTGGCTGGATATTACAATTGGAAATGAACATACATTAGCCATAAAAACAAATGGAACACTTTGGAGCTGGGGTAACAATAATACAGGCCAGCTGGGTGACGGAACAACCATAAACCGGAACGTACCTGCTCAAATCGGAACCATCAATACGTGGAAAAGTATTGCAGCAGGAAATGGTTTTTCGTTGGCATTGCGAACGAATGGTACCCTCTGGACTTGGGGAAATAACCAAAATGGTCAATTGGGTGATGGTACCACTACAAATAAAAATACTCCAACACAGATTGGTACAGATACAGATTGGGCGGAAGTTGCAGCAGGATATTTTCATTCTGTAGCAAGAAAATCAAATGGAGTACTTTATACATGGGGAAGAAATAATGAAGGACAGCTGGGTAATAATAACAATACAAACAGTTTAACACCAACTGCAGTATTTGATCAAGTTAAAAGTATTGATGCAGGAGCACATCATACTGTAGGAATAACAATATCTGGAAATATGTTTACTTGTGGGTATAATAATTCCGGTCAATTAGGAGATAACACAACCACGAACAGGAACTGGGTTTCTGTAGGAAACGCCAGCAATCATCAATTGGTTTCCGCGGGAGCCTTCCATACTTTATCATTAGATTTAGACGGCTTCTTGAAAGTTTGCGGAAATAATGAGATGTATCAATTGGGTGATGGTACAACTGTAAATAAACTGACTTTAACATCAATAGTTTGCCCTGTAAATTGTAATCCTCCTACCCAGTTGTATACTTCCAACATTACTTCAAATACAGCTACTCTTAACTGGCTTCCTTCAGCATCAGCACCTACTGCAGCATATGTATATGCTTATAGCACTAGCCAAAATATAGGAAATCCAAATGGAAATACTGCAGTAACATCAGCAGATATAGCAAATTTACTACCTAATACAACTTATTATTGGTGGGTTTCAGCTAACTGCGGATCCAGTCAAAGTATTTGGGTGTCGGGAGGGTCTTTTACAACACTTTCTGCCAATACTGGTTGTTGGAAAGCTATAAGCGCGGGCTCTTACCATTCACTAGGAATAAAAACAGATGGTACGCTTTGGGCTTGGGGTAATAATATTGATAATCAATTGGGAGATGGAACGAATGTCGCAAAAAATACCCCACTTCAAATAGGAACTGCAACGAATTGGAAAAAAGTTTTTGCAAGTGAAAAATACAGTGTTGCAATCAAAACAGATGGAACACTTTGGGCATGGGGACATAATATAATGGGACAATTAGGAGACGGAACAACTATTAATAAAACGATTCCAACAAAAATAGGAACAGCCACTAACTGGGAAGATATTGCAGTTGGAGAATCTCATACATTAGGAATAAAATCAAACGGAACTCTATGGGCGTGGGGAATGAATGTAAGCGGAGAATTAGGAGATGGAACAACTACAGACAAACTTATACCCACCCAAATAGGAACAGCAAGCAATTGGAAAAGTGTAGG contains:
- a CDS encoding pyruvate decarboxylase, with the translated sequence MKKILFFTLISTVFITSISSVKAQKAHTVDKIKKILYFNPEVEPDLEEIKEPTNHAFFSAVSDKVSGFRKNKMLRSEVQVSYDSIDSKTISEYSKNNDADFVVVPKVKYFKVGLGKYVFSNQVVVSMKLFDAEGNFIASSDYDTYRKNMRLLGSTENSIKIGTNGAMKSILKELRKQKPSSEAGF
- the mgtE gene encoding magnesium transporter, with amino-acid sequence MNHTDELTFNPADIAERLSELHADERLLAFLKVPKEYKADVFSHLDPDFQEETIRSIGSDEVSEILNAMTPDDRTALFEDFPDELIKYSINHLNPQERRIALKLLGYDSDSIARLMTPYYIQIRKEWTVKRCLQQIKKVGKRVETINHLYVVDERNRLIDDLALGSLLLVEDDTLVSDLTDNQFVAIKTTTSKEDAVTYFEKYDRTALPIITDAGVLVGIVTIDDILDQIESQNTEDIQKFGGVEALDDPYIQTHWFEMIKKRGLWLIVLFFLQLITASVMGYYENEIEKAVVLALFIPLIISSGGNSGSQAATLIIRAMALQEITIKDWWIVMKKELVTGLILGTFLGVIGFFRIMIWHKMGWFDYGDYWFFIGISAGISLAMIVLWGTLSGSMVPFILKKFNLDPATSSAPFVATLVDVTGLIIYFTIAGLFLTGKLL
- a CDS encoding ABC transporter substrate-binding protein produces the protein MKVISLVPSITEALFDLGLTENEIIGRTKFCIHPEDKVKNVEIIGGTKNLNIEKIKSLKPDLILANKEENVKEQVETLMKDFKVIVYNTETIEDNYYLVKNLGLLFNKEERAQIFNLKIYEVLNDAKIHTKIKAAYLIWKNPYMTIGSDTFIHNVLSEIGFENIFKNQTRYPEIQIKDLAEADVIMLSSEPFPFKEKHIEELNQFYPEKKIIIVDGEAFSWYGTHIAKCENYFKELIAEFNH
- a CDS encoding T9SS type A sorting domain-containing protein; its protein translation is MKKLYFLLLTLITISVFAQTYSYTTYNTSNSGIGSNYIADIKTDANGLLWIATYNGVSTFNGTTFTNYNTTNSGIASNSITKIEIDGLGRKWIASQFNGIISYNGNTWTNYTTSNSGLPSNEIIDIAVDGQNNLWVVTSAGLTKFNGTTWTTYNSISNLNSVATDSSNGVWVTNNGVLYKLNGSTFNFVAQGTQKILRIANDTVYVKGFDSLITLTTSGTNITFTYANSSCLAGPQLNALDVDNNSKVWIGFSGAGVQNFTNCTTYNTTNTNSGLPDNYFSTVRTQSSGTIWLGTLQLGLVKMAPSSSLCASPTQMHTSNVASTTATLNWSPIATAPSGGYVYAYGTSQTMGSPNGNTVATSADLINLSPNTTYYWWVKSNCGSNQSSWVSGGSFTTLSPAGCWQSVSAGVTHSLGIKLDGTLWAWGYNVYGQLGDGTVATRQTPKQIGTSTDWKKVVAGAQYSVAIKTNGTLWAWGYNGQGQLGDGTTINKNNPVQVGTANDWLDITIGNEHTLAIKTNGTLWSWGNNNTGQLGDGTTINRNVPAQIGTINTWKSIAAGNGFSLALRTNGTLWTWGNNQNGQLGDGTTTNKNTPTQIGTDTDWAEVAAGYFHSVARKSNGVLYTWGRNNEGQLGNNNNTNSLTPTAVFDQVKSIDAGAHHTVGITISGNMFTCGYNNSGQLGDNTTTNRNWVSVGNASNHQLVSAGAFHTLSLDLDGFLKVCGNNEMYQLGDGTTVNKLTLTSIVCPVNCNPPTQLYTSNITSNTATLNWLPSASAPTAAYVYAYSTSQNIGNPNGNTAVTSADIANLLPNTTYYWWVSANCGSSQSIWVSGGSFTTLSANTGCWKAISAGSYHSLGIKTDGTLWAWGNNIDNQLGDGTNVAKNTPLQIGTATNWKKVFASEKYSVAIKTDGTLWAWGHNIMGQLGDGTTINKTIPTKIGTATNWEDIAVGESHTLGIKSNGTLWAWGMNVSGELGDGTTTDKLIPTQIGTASNWKSVGAGTFFSVAIKTDGTLWAWGYNGHGQLGDGTSTNRILPKQIGTATDWADMAVGNSHVAGRKTNGLLFTWGFNGSGGLADGTTSSRWTPSLAADAIQKVFTGSFNTIAITTSGNVIASGNNSTGPFGNNTTTNTSNWTTIGNNMTIISTGGWHTLSLNDNGVLKVAGRNNYGQLGDGTSVQKLTFNQLACPTSNLAVEETSATTDNLKVFPNPVSDILNISFDQKILSVTVYSASGQQVLTKIINDKKGTVDVSSLPSGVYVINVNADNNTVKTVKVIKR